The DNA segment AGCACCTGCGCGAACTGCGCTACCGCGTGGTCGTCGCGGTGGTCGTCATCATCCTCGGCACCATCGGCTGTGCGATGTTCTACGACCAGCTGTTCGGTGTGCTGATGGTGCCTTACGAAAGTGCCATCGCCCGCCTCGCCGAACAGCATCCGAACCTGCAGACCTCGGTCGTCACCCAGGGGGCCACGGCACCGCTGCTGCTGGCGATGAAGATCAGCGCCCTCGGCGGGGTGATCGTCACCTCCCCGCTGTGGTTGTACCAACTGTGGGCCTTCATCGTTCCCGGGCTGCTGGCCAAGGAGAAGCGCTGGGCGGTGATCTTCCTCGCCCTGGCCGTACCTCTGTTCCTCGGCGGGGTCGCCCTGGGGTACGTGATCATGCCGTTCGCGATCTCGGTCATGATCGGCTTCACCCCCGAGGGTGCGAACATCACCAACCTGTTCGAACTGCAGGAGTTCCTCGGGTTCATGATGCGCACGATGCTGGTCTTCGGCGGTGCCTTCCTGGTGCCCCTGGTGCTGGTGCTGCTGAACATCCTCGGGGTGGTCACCGGCGCCCAGTTGGCCAAGGCACGCAACTACATCATCTTCGGCAGTTTCGTGATCGCCGCCCTGGTCACCCCCGGTGACCCGTTCTCCATGATCGCCCTGGCGGTCCCGCTGTCGGTGCTCTTCATCGGCGCCGAGGTCTTCGCCCGGGTCAACGATCGCCGACGGATCCGGCGGGGCGAGCTGGTGGTGCCGGAATGAGACCGCCGTCGACGGCCCGGAGGTCTGCATGAGCAGACGCCGGATCTCCCTGCTGGCCAATCCGTCGGCGGGGCGTGGTCGAGCCGCGAGCAAGATCAGCCAGGTATGCGATGCGCTGGCCGCTGCCGTACCGGACGCCTCGGTGCACCTGCTCGACGCCGGCGACTTCGCCCAGGCCCGCGCAGCCGGCGCCGAGGTGATCGCCGGAGCCCAGCCGGGTGAGGAACTGGTGGTCATAGGCGGTGACGGAATGCTCGGGATGGGGATCGATCTGGCAGCCGACAGCGGGGTCCCGGTCGGGCTGATCCCGGCCGGCACCGGCAACGACATCTGCCGCGGGTTGGGCGTACCCCTGAAGACCGCCGATGCGGTCGCCACCATCGCCCATGGACCGGTTCGGGCGGTGGACCTGATCGAGGTCACCGGTGCACTCGCCGACGGGCAGCACCGGCATCATGTCGGCAGCATCGTCGCCACCGGATTCGACGCCCGGGTGAACCGTTGGGCGAATCGCAGCAACCTGCCCATCGGGGCGCTGCGCTACACCGCCGCACTGATCGGCGAGATCGCCACCTTCCATCCGATCAACTACCGGTTGACCATCGACGGCCGGGTCCGCGAACTGCCGGCGATCCTGGTCGCCGTCGCCAACACCCCCTTCTTCGGCGGTGGTATCGCGATCGCGCCGGGAGCAGACCCCCACGACGGCCTGCTCGATGTCACCGTGATCCACCCGGTCGGGCGCCTCGACCTGATCCGGTTGATGCCGAAGCTCCCGTCGGGGCGTTTCACCCATCATCCGGCGGTGGAGCGGTTCCGGGTGGAGTCCTTGGAGGTCGACGGCGAGGAGGTCTTCGCGATGGGCGACGGGGAGGAACTCGGCCCCGGTCCGGTCCGGTTGCGGGCCGCGCCCGGTGCGCTGCGGGTCCATCTGCCCGCCTGACCGCCCGTTCCGGTGACGCATTTCGGTCGCCGCGTGGCTGCGGGCCGCTACGGTGGAGGCACCATGGCAGATCTCGAGCGGCCCATCGAGCCCGACGACGACGCGAACCACCAGGACCCGGGCGACCAGGCCGTCCCCGAGTTGGGGGAGGTCGGTCGGGCCTTCGCCGATTCCTTCGACTTCAGCCTCGACGACTACCAGTTGCAGTCGATCGCCCACATCGAGGCCGGCTCCGGGGTGCTGGTGGCTGCACCGACCGGTGCGGGAAAGACGGTCGCCGGGGAGTTCGCCGTCGCACTCGGCCTGCAGCAGGGCCGGAAGGTCTTCTACACCACACCGATCAAGGCCCTGAGCAACCAGAAGTTCCACGACCTGGTCGACCGCTTCGGCGTCGAGCGGGTGGGCCTGCTGACCGGCGACACCTCGATCAACTCCGAGGCGCAGGTGGTGGTGATGACCACCGAGGTGCTGCGGAACATGATCTATGCCCGTTCGGCCACCCTGCGCAATCTCGGCTTCGTGGTGATGGACGAGGTGCACTACCTCGCCGACCGGTTCCGCGGGGCGGTCTGGGAGGAGGTGATCATCGGCCTGGCCGACTCGGTGCAGCTGGTCGCACTGTCGGCCACGGTGAGCAATGCCGAGGAGTTCGGTGAGTGGCTGACCGAGGTACGCGGTGACGTCCGGCTGGTCGTCTCCGAGCGCCGACCCGTACCGCTCTACCAGCATGTGATGGTCGGGCGTACCCTGCACGACCTGTTCGCCGACGAGGCGCCGACCGCGATGCCCGTACCGGGCGGGCACAGTGAGGTCAATCCGGAACTGGTCAGCATCGCCAAACAGGAGTCGCGGGTGGTCCGTGACGACTCCCGGCGCCCGCGCGGACGCAGCGGACGGGGCAAGGGGGGACGCGGCGGCGGCCGTACCTCGGCCTACGGCGGCGGTGCACATGCCGACCACCGGATGAAGTTGCCGAAGCGTTTCCAGACCCCGCGCCGCAGCGATGTCGTCGGCGCCCTCAGCCGGGACAACCTGCTGCCGGCGATCGTCTTCATCTTCTCCCGCGCCGGTTGCGATGCCGCGGTCCGGCAGCTGATGCAGGACGGGATCCGGCTGACCACCAGCCGGGAGCGCACGCGGATCCTGTCGATCATCGACCGGCACATCGTCGGGCTGGCCGATGATGATCTTGCCGCGCTCGGTTACCAGCAGTTCCGCAGTGCCCTGGCCAGTGGCATCGCCGCGCACCACGCCGGGATGTTGCCGGCCTGGAAGGAGTGCGTCGAGGAGTGCTTCGTCGAGGGGTTGATCAAGGTCGTCTACGCCACCGAGACCCTGGCGCTGGGGATCAACATGCCTGCCCGCAGTGTGGTGCTGGAGAAGCTGGTCAAGTTCAACGGCGAGGGCCATGTCGACATCACGCCGGGGGAGTACACCCAGCTGACCGGGCGCGCCGGGCGCCGGGGCATCGACACCGAGGGGCATGCCGTGGTGCTGTGGCAGCCCGGTTTCGACCCGCGGGCGGTGGCCGGGCTGGCGTCGAGGCGTACCTATCCGTTGCGCTCCAGCTTCGCCCCGACCTACAACATGGCGGTGAACCTGATCGGCGCGGTCGGTCGTGACCGTACCCGTACCTTGCTGGAGCAGAGTTTCGCCCAGTTCCAGTCCGATCGATCGGTGGTCGGACTGGCCCGCAAGGTGTCCCGCAATGACGCCGAGATCGCCGAACTGTGGGCCAAGGCCGAGTGTGAACTGGGGGACTTCGGCAGCTACGCCGAACTGCGGGAGGAGATCTCGCAGTTGGAGACCGAGGCCGCCCGGAGTCGGCGGGCCGACCGGCGGGCCGAGGCCGAGGTCTCACTGCAACGGTTGCGCCCCGGGGACATCGTCTGGGTGCCGGCCGGGAAGCACACCGGGTGGGCAGTGGTGATCGATTCCGGGCCCGGTGACCAACGGCGGGGACCGCGCCCGCTGGTGCTGGGTGAGGACCGGCAGGTCCGGCGGCTGGGAGCCGACGACTTCCCGACCCCGGTCGAAGCGGTGAGCCGGGTACGGGTGCCCAAGCGCTTCTCACCCCGGGACGCACAGTCCCGGCGCAGCCTGGGGGCGGCGATGTCGGCCCGGCTGGCCGAACTGGACGGTGACGTCGAACGGTTCCGGCCCGGAGCGATGGACGCCGAGGTGGCGCAGCGGATCAGCGACCTGCGCGAGCAGCTGGCGCACCATCCGTGTCACGCCTGCCCCGAGCGGGAGACCCAGGCCCGGTGGGCCGAGCGCGCCCTGCGGTTGAGCGCGGAGGACCGTCGGATCAGGCGGAAGATGGAGACCCGGACCAACACCATTGCGGTCCGCTTCGACCGGATCTGCCAGGTGCTGTCGGCCTTCGGCTACCTCGACGAGCACGACCGGGTGAGCGCCGAGGGGCGGATGCTCGCCCGGATCTACAACGAACTCGACCTGGTCGCGGCCGAGACCCTGCGGACCGGGGTACTGGACGAGCTCGGCCCGGCCCAGCTCGCGGCGGTGCTGTCGATCCTGGTCTACGAGGCGCGCCGCTCCGACGACCGGCGCCCGGTCTGGCGACTGGAGGACCCGGCTGCCGAGGACGCCATCGAGCAGGTTCAACGGTTGCACCGGCAGGTGTCACTGGCCGAACGTGACGCCCGGCTCGAACGCGGGCCCGATGTCGACGCCGGGTTCGCCGCAGCCACCTTCGCCTGGGCCTCGGGGATCGATCTGGCCGAGGTGCTCGGGATCACCGGGATGACCGCCGGCGACTTCGTTCGTTGCACCCGGCAGGTGATCGACCTCACTGAACAGATCGGCAATGCCGCAGGCTCGATCGGCAAGGACGAGGTGCGCAGCACCGCCCGGTCGGCGGTCGGCGCGCTGCGTCGGGGCGTGGTGGATCTGACCGCAGAGGTCGAACAGGCAGAAGTCGAACAGGCGGATACGGAACGGGCCGAGTGAGGCCTCGGCGGACGACGAGGCGGCACCGGCGACCCGCGGCTCAGTCGGTTCGCCGCTCGGTCTCCCAGAGCCGCCGTTGGGAGTCGGTGTAGCGGTAGTAGTCGGCCAGCTCGAGTTCGGCGGCCGCAGCCTCGTCGACCACCACCGTCGCCCGCCGGTGCAGTTGCAGCACCGAGCCGGGCCACAACGCCTGCACCGGACCTTCGACGATCCGGGCGATCGCCCGCGCCTTGGCCGTACCGGTTGCGACCAGCACGGTGGTGTGGGCGTCGAGGATCGTGGCCAGCCCTTGGGTCAGGCACTGCCGCGGTACCTGGTCGGGGTCGTCGAAGAACCGTGCATTGTCGGCCCGGGTACGGGCGGTGAGCGTCTTCACCCGGGTGCGGGAGGCCAGTGAGCTGGTCGGTTCGTTGAACCCGATGTGGCCGTTGGCGCCGATCCCGAGCAGCTGCAGGTCGATCCCGCCGGCGGCGGCGATCCGGTCCTCGTAGTCGGCGCAGGCAGCGTCCAGGTCGAGCGCCATGCCGTCGGGTACGTGCACCCGGCTCGGGTCCAGGCCCAAGGGTTCGGTGACGGTCTCGGCGATCACCCGGTGATAGGACTGCGGGTGATCGCCGGGCAACCCGACGTACTCGTCGAGGGCGAAGGCGCTGACCCGGCTGACATCCAGCCCGGCGGCCACCTGCTCGCCCAGCACCCGGTAGGTCTGCTGCGGGCTGGAACCGGTGGCCACCCCGAGCACGGCGTCCGGATGCTTGTCGATCATGGACGCGATCCGCCCGGCGGCGAAGGCGCCGACCTCTCGCTCATCGGCGAGGATCACCACTTCCATCAAGTCCCTCCTCCGGTACCGGCCCGTCGGGTCGGTGTCGTTCGTCGTCGTCGGCCGTTCAGCCGACGCGTACCCCATCGGCGATCACGGCGCAGACCTGCAGGTCGGCATCCAGTCCCACCAGGTCGGCGCGCCGGCCCACCCGGACCGCTCCGTGGGTGTCGGCCAGACCGAGCACCCCGGCCGGGACGCCGGTGGCTGCCGCGACCGCCAACCGAAGGGGTACACCGGCGGCCACCGCCACCCGGATCGCCTTGTCCTGGGTGAGAGTGGAACCGGCGATGGACCCGGTGTCGACCAAGCGGGGCAGGCCGTCGGTGACCACCACGCCGAGATCGCCGAGTTTCCAGCGTCCGTCCGGCTGGCCGGTGGCGGCCATGGCATCGGTGATCAGGGCGACCCGCCCGGGTGCGGTGTCGAACAGGAAGCGGACCATTCGCGGATGGACATGCTCGCCATCGGCGATCACCTCGACGTTCACCCGTGGATCGTCCAGTGCGGCAGGCAGGATGCCGGGGGAGCGGTGATCGAGACCGCGCATCCCGTTGAAGGCGTGGGTGATCAACCGTGCGCCGGCGGCGATCGCGCGTACCCCTGTCTCGTAGGAGGCATCGGTGTGGCCGAGGGCGACCACCCATCCGTGCTCGGACAGGGTCCGGATCGCGGTCATCGCGCCGTCCAGCTCCGGGGCCAGGGTGATCATGGTCCGCAGGTCACCGGCAGCATTGCTGAAACCGGTGATCAATTCGGGCTCGGGTGGGCGCAGCAAGGTCGGGTCATGGGCGCCGCGTTTGTCATGGGACAGACAGGGGCCCTCGAGGTGCACCCCCAGGATCTGCGGATCCGCCGCGGCTGCGGCGCGAATCACGGCGATCCGCCGGATCAGGTCCGCCGGCCGGGCGGTGACCAGGGACAGCATCGATGCGGTGGTGCCGTGGCGCAGATGATGTGCGCGGGCCGCGATGATCGCTTCCAGCCCGTCGTCATAGGCGCCGCCGGCAGCACCATGGCAGTGCAGATCGACGAACCCGGGCACCAGGTGCGCGACCTCCATGGTCGCGGTGGCCGGCGGTGCCGATCCGGTGCCGATCCGGGTGATCATCCCGTCCGCCACCCCGACCCAACTCGGACCGAGGTCCGTACCGTCGGTGATCAGGTTGCCGCGGATCAGCAGGTCGAGCCGGGACTCGCTGCCGGTTGCCGGAGCTGCCGCGGGGGCGCCGTCCTCGACCGACCGGCGGGCTGCGCCCTCACCCGACAGCTCCCGGTCGCCCGAATCGGAGTTCATGCGATCAGCACGTCCAGACCGAGGGAGTCCAGCAGCGCGCGCTGATCGGTGCTCAGGCCGTCATCGGTGATCACACCCCGGTACCAGCCGAGCTCACCCATCCGGGCGAAGGCGCGGATGCCGATCTTGGACGAATCGGCCAACAGCCAGGCCTGTTCGGCGCGCAGCGCCATCTGACCGTTCACCCGGGCCTCGGCCTCGTCATGAACGGCTGGACCATCGGGCCCGATCGCGTTCGTACCGAGGAAGGCGATGTCCAAGGACAACTGCTGCAGCAGTTGATCACTGTAGGGGCCGACCAACTCGTACGAACTCGACTGCACCACGCCACCGGTGACGACCACCCGGATGTGCTGGCGGACGGCCAGCTGGGCGGCGATGTTGATCGCATTCGTGACCACGGTGAGCTTCCGGGAGGCAACCGACAGATCGGTCCGGACCGCCAGCGCGGAGGCCAGGGTGGTGGTGGTCGTACCGCCACTGAGGCCGATCCGGGCACCGGGGGAGACCAGGTCCAGGGCTGCCGCGGCGATCCGGGACTTCTCCGTCGCGTGCTGTTCGCGTTTGTACCGCAGCGGCAGGTCGTAGGCGACCGACTGGGCAGTGGCGCCGCCCCGGGTACGGGCCAGGAGGTGACGATCGGCCAGCATCTGCAGGTCGCGGCGGGCGGTCGCCGGGGAGACGTCGAAGGTCTCCACGATCTCGTTGACCTCGACCGTACCGGCCTCCCCGAGAAGGTCCAGGATCGCCTCCAGCCGGGTCTGCCGATCGAGTCCGGCACGTGCAGCGGTGTCACCCGGCCGGCCGGACCGGGTTCGATCGGCCTGGGTCTGCTCGGCCTGGCTTTGCTCGGCCTGGCTTTGATCGGCCTGGGTTTGCCCGGACCGAATCGGATCGGAGGCGGTCTGATCGGAGTCGGGTCGGTCCACCGAATCGGTCATGGACATCGAGGCCACTGATCATCGTCCCTTCGCTGCGTCCCTGGCGAGTTCGGCGGCACCGATCATCCCCGCGGTCGCCCCGAACCTCGCCCCCACGATACGCGGGATCCGTTGCATGGTGAGGCGTCGTTCCACCGCGTCACGCAGCGGCGCGAACAAGACTTCCCCGGCCAGGGACAGACCGCCGCCGATCACCACCAGTTCGCTCGGCAGCAGCGACTGCAACTGCCCGATCCCGGCGGCCAGGGCCTGCACCGCCCGGTCCCACACCGCGGCCGCATCGGGGTCGGTGTCGATCCGGGTGCTGATCTCGGCGGCGCTCGCCACCCGGCCGGTACGGGCGGTGTAGGTCCGGCCGATCGCCGCGGCGCTGGCGATCGCCTCCAGACAACCCCGGCCGCCGCGGACGCAGGATGGTCCCCCCTCCTGCACCACCGAATGACCGATCTCACCGACCCCGGCACGGTTGATCACCCGGCCGTCCTCGATCAGCGAGGCCGCGATTCCGGTACCGACCACCACCACCGCGGCATGGGCATGGCCACGGGCGGCACCGTGGCGGTGCTCGGCGTAACCGGCTGCGGTGACGTCATGCCCCAGAGCCGCCGGCAGTCCGGTGTCGGCGGCCAACCACCTGCCGAAGGGCACCTCGGACCAGTGCAGGTTCTCGCTGTGCACGGCGACACCGGTGGCCGGGTCGACGATCCCGGGGACGACCATCGCGGTGGCACCGATCCGGTGATCGGTACGGGCTGAGGCGACGAAGTCGGCCACCAGCCGGCGCAGAGCCGTGACGTCCCCGACCGGGGTCGGCACCGTGGTCGAGGACAGCAGCTCGGCATCCTCGACGACTCCCAACTTGGTGTCGGTTCCGCCCACGTCGGCAACAGCGGTGATCACGGCTACAGGATCACCGATCGGGTGAGGGAACGGGGATGATCGGGGTCGAGTCCGCGGGCGAGAGCTCGTTCCAGGGCGACCCGCTGGGCGAGGACCAACGACGCGAGCGGGTCGATCGCGGGTTCGACGGCACCGGCGCCGGTCGTCTCGATCTGTTCGGCCAGGCCTTCGGGGAGCGGACCGAAGGCCCACACGACCCGGTTCGGAGCAGCGATCGCGATCGGCCCGTGCCGGTAGTCCATGGCGGGGTAGGACTCGGTCCAGGACTGCGAGGCCTCCCGGTTCTTCAGGGCTGCCTCGTGGGCGAGGCCGATCGTCCAGCCGGTGCCCAGGAAGGTGGTCTGCTCCGCGGTCACCGCCTCCTCCGGCAGCCGCAGCTGCAGGGCCGAGGTCGCATCGGCGATGCTGCGGTCGACGTCCAGCTATTCCGACGCCCCCAGGCGAACTGGCAGACCGTCATCGATGGCTTCGAGGCGGCGAACGAGGGCACCACGGTCAACCTCGAGGTGGTCTCCTGGGAGGATCTGGACTCGGTGGTGACCACTCGGATCCAGGCGGGGGAAGCGCCGGACATCCTCAACGGTGGCCCGTTCACCGGGTACGTGGGAGATGACCTGCTCTACCCGATCGCCGACGTGCTGAGCCCGGAGACGCTGAACGACTTCACCCCGTCGTTCATCGAGAACGCCTCGGTCGACGGTACGCAGTACGGGGCCCCGATGATCGCCTCGGCACGCGCCCTATTCATGAACACCGACTTGATGGAGCAGGCCGGGGTGACCGAGGCGCCGACCACCTGGAGGAACTGAAGGAGGCCTCGCAGAAGGTCTCCGAGACCGGTGTCGCCGGGTACGGCATGCCGCTCGGCTCGGAGGAGGCACAGGCGGAGGCGGCCACCTGGTTCTACGGAGGCGGTGGCGGATTCGGCAATGCCTCCGAGATCACCGTCGACACCCCCGAGAACCTCGAGGCCGCCGAGTTCATGCGCAGCATGATCGACGACGGGGACACCCAGCCCGATCCCGGCGCGACCAACCGGAGCCCGCTGATGGACGTGTTCATCCAGGGCGAGATCGGCTTCCAGGTCGGTCTGCCGCCGACGGTCGGCCAGATCGAGGAGAGCAACCCCGACCTCAACTACGAGATCGCGCCGATCCCGACCAAGGACGGTTCCTCGTTCACCCTCGGGGTCGCCGATCATCTGATGGCCTTCCGCAACGACGACGACAAGACCGAGGCGATCAAGGCGTTCCTCGACTACTTCTACAGCGCCGATGTCTACACCACCTGGGTGAGCGCCGAAGGCTTCTTGCCGACCACCCAATCGGGCAACCAGGCCATGAGCTCCGATGCAGCCCTGCAGCCCTTCTTGGAACTGCTGCCGGATGCGGTGTTCTACCCCAGCGCCAATCCGGCCTGGCAGGCGACGGATGCCGCCTTCAAGGAGAACTTCGGTCTGATCGCCACCGAGGATCCGGCAGAGGTGTTGCAGACCATCCAGGCGGCAGCAGACGCGGAGAGCTGACGGTGGCCGACTCCGCACCGGCAGAGCTGGGTCGTTCCGGGCAGGCGACTGCCCGCAACGGCCGAGGTGGCAGCGAACTGCTGCAGGCACTTCTCTGGATCGCCCCGGCAACCACCCTGATCGTGCTGGTGGTCTTCTTCCCGGCCGGGCTGATGATCTTCAACTCGACACGTGAGATCTCCTTGTCGGGTCTGGATCGCGGCAGCGCGGGGTTCGACAACTTCGCCGAGTTGTTCGCCTTCCCGGCATTGCCGGCGGTCATCGGCCGGACGATCATCTGGGTCGGGGTGGTCGTCTCGCTGACCGTGTTGATCTCCCTGGCCATGGCACAGCTGCTGAACAAGGCATTCCCGGGGCGACGGCTGGTCCGGATGATCGTGATCATCCCGTGGGCGTCCAGTGTGGTGATGACGACGATGGTCGTCTACTACGGCCTGGAGGGCTACATCGGCATCATCAACAAGTTCTTCGTCGGCATCGGGCTGCTCGCCGAGCCCTACGGCTGGACCCGCAACGCGCTCCCCGCGTTCTGCTGGTCGATCGCGGTGGCCGTCTTCGTGTCCCTGCCGTTCACCACCTACACCTTGCTGGCGGGTCTGCAGACCGTACCCGAGGACGTGCTGGAGGCAGCCCAGGTCGACGGGGCGGGCCGGTTCTCCACCTACTTCCGGATCGTCCTGCCGCAGCTGCGCAGTGCACTGGCAGTGGCGGTCCTGATCAACATCATCAATGTGTTCAACTCGCTGCCGATCCTGCGGGTGATGACCGGGTCCATTCCCGGCTACGACGCCGACACCATCATGACCTTGATCTTCAAGTTCCTGCAGCGCGGTGACTTCGCCCTGGCCAGCGCTCTCAGTGTGCTCGGATTCGGACTGTTGCTGTCGGTCGTCTTCCTGATTCCGTACGTGATCATGTTCTTCGGCTCGGTGAAGTCGAAGGCGGAGATCCGCAGTGTCGACCCGACCTACTTCCCTCGGGAGTGGCACTGGGACAACTACCTGACCATGTGGTCCACCCCGGAGACGCCGTTGTGGCAGAACCTGGTGTCGACCATCGTCATCTCCGTCGGTGCCACCGCTCTGGTGTTGCTGGTGGCCTTGCCCGCGGCCTACTACACCGCCCGCTTCCGGTTCCCGGGCCGAGTGGTGTTCCTCTCGCTGGTGATCATCACGCAGATGTTGCAACCGGCGGTGCTGACCGCCGGTATCTTCCGCGAGTTCAACCTGATCGGATTGGACGACACCTGGTTGGCGATGATCCTGGTCAATGCGGCGTTCAACCTGTCCTTCGGAACCTGGATCATGCACTCCTTCTTCGCCGGTGTGCCGAAGGAGATCGACGAGGCGGCACAGATCGACGGTG comes from the Naumannella halotolerans genome and includes:
- a CDS encoding DEAD/DEAH box helicase; the encoded protein is MADLERPIEPDDDANHQDPGDQAVPELGEVGRAFADSFDFSLDDYQLQSIAHIEAGSGVLVAAPTGAGKTVAGEFAVALGLQQGRKVFYTTPIKALSNQKFHDLVDRFGVERVGLLTGDTSINSEAQVVVMTTEVLRNMIYARSATLRNLGFVVMDEVHYLADRFRGAVWEEVIIGLADSVQLVALSATVSNAEEFGEWLTEVRGDVRLVVSERRPVPLYQHVMVGRTLHDLFADEAPTAMPVPGGHSEVNPELVSIAKQESRVVRDDSRRPRGRSGRGKGGRGGGRTSAYGGGAHADHRMKLPKRFQTPRRSDVVGALSRDNLLPAIVFIFSRAGCDAAVRQLMQDGIRLTTSRERTRILSIIDRHIVGLADDDLAALGYQQFRSALASGIAAHHAGMLPAWKECVEECFVEGLIKVVYATETLALGINMPARSVVLEKLVKFNGEGHVDITPGEYTQLTGRAGRRGIDTEGHAVVLWQPGFDPRAVAGLASRRTYPLRSSFAPTYNMAVNLIGAVGRDRTRTLLEQSFAQFQSDRSVVGLARKVSRNDAEIAELWAKAECELGDFGSYAELREEISQLETEAARSRRADRRAEAEVSLQRLRPGDIVWVPAGKHTGWAVVIDSGPGDQRRGPRPLVLGEDRQVRRLGADDFPTPVEAVSRVRVPKRFSPRDAQSRRSLGAAMSARLAELDGDVERFRPGAMDAEVAQRISDLREQLAHHPCHACPERETQARWAERALRLSAEDRRIRRKMETRTNTIAVRFDRICQVLSAFGYLDEHDRVSAEGRMLARIYNELDLVAAETLRTGVLDELGPAQLAAVLSILVYEARRSDDRRPVWRLEDPAAEDAIEQVQRLHRQVSLAERDARLERGPDVDAGFAAATFAWASGIDLAEVLGITGMTAGDFVRCTRQVIDLTEQIGNAAGSIGKDEVRSTARSAVGALRRGVVDLTAEVEQAEVEQADTERAE
- a CDS encoding ROK family protein, with protein sequence MITAVADVGGTDTKLGVVEDAELLSSTTVPTPVGDVTALRRLVADFVASARTDHRIGATAMVVPGIVDPATGVAVHSENLHWSEVPFGRWLAADTGLPAALGHDVTAAGYAEHRHGAARGHAHAAVVVVGTGIAASLIEDGRVINRAGVGEIGHSVVQEGGPSCVRGGRGCLEAIASAAAIGRTYTARTGRVASAAEISTRIDTDPDAAAVWDRAVQALAAGIGQLQSLLPSELVVIGGGLSLAGEVLFAPLRDAVERRLTMQRIPRIVGARFGATAGMIGAAELARDAAKGR
- a CDS encoding DeoR/GlpR family DNA-binding transcription regulator, producing MSMTDSVDRPDSDQTASDPIRSGQTQADQSQAEQSQAEQTQADRTRSGRPGDTAARAGLDRQTRLEAILDLLGEAGTVEVNEIVETFDVSPATARRDLQMLADRHLLARTRGGATAQSVAYDLPLRYKREQHATEKSRIAAAALDLVSPGARIGLSGGTTTTTLASALAVRTDLSVASRKLTVVTNAINIAAQLAVRQHIRVVVTGGVVQSSSYELVGPYSDQLLQQLSLDIAFLGTNAIGPDGPAVHDEAEARVNGQMALRAEQAWLLADSSKIGIRAFARMGELGWYRGVITDDGLSTDQRALLDSLGLDVLIA
- a CDS encoding SIS domain-containing protein, with the translated sequence MTAEQTTFLGTGWTIGLAHEAALKNREASQSWTESYPAMDYRHGPIAIAAPNRVVWAFGPLPEGLAEQIETTGAGAVEPAIDPLASLVLAQRVALERALARGLDPDHPRSLTRSVIL
- the tatC gene encoding twin-arginine translocase subunit TatC produces the protein MTATNGGVKRRRLTPSWLRPPTPNTPDGSMTLVEHLRELRYRVVVAVVVIILGTIGCAMFYDQLFGVLMVPYESAIARLAEQHPNLQTSVVTQGATAPLLLAMKISALGGVIVTSPLWLYQLWAFIVPGLLAKEKRWAVIFLALAVPLFLGGVALGYVIMPFAISVMIGFTPEGANITNLFELQEFLGFMMRTMLVFGGAFLVPLVLVLLNILGVVTGAQLAKARNYIIFGSFVIAALVTPGDPFSMIALAVPLSVLFIGAEVFARVNDRRRIRRGELVVPE
- the nagB gene encoding glucosamine-6-phosphate deaminase, translating into MEVVILADEREVGAFAAGRIASMIDKHPDAVLGVATGSSPQQTYRVLGEQVAAGLDVSRVSAFALDEYVGLPGDHPQSYHRVIAETVTEPLGLDPSRVHVPDGMALDLDAACADYEDRIAAAGGIDLQLLGIGANGHIGFNEPTSSLASRTRVKTLTARTRADNARFFDDPDQVPRQCLTQGLATILDAHTTVLVATGTAKARAIARIVEGPVQALWPGSVLQLHRRATVVVDEAAAAELELADYYRYTDSQRRLWETERRTD
- a CDS encoding ABC transporter permease subunit, coding for MADSAPAELGRSGQATARNGRGGSELLQALLWIAPATTLIVLVVFFPAGLMIFNSTREISLSGLDRGSAGFDNFAELFAFPALPAVIGRTIIWVGVVVSLTVLISLAMAQLLNKAFPGRRLVRMIVIIPWASSVVMTTMVVYYGLEGYIGIINKFFVGIGLLAEPYGWTRNALPAFCWSIAVAVFVSLPFTTYTLLAGLQTVPEDVLEAAQVDGAGRFSTYFRIVLPQLRSALAVAVLINIINVFNSLPILRVMTGSIPGYDADTIMTLIFKFLQRGDFALASALSVLGFGLLLSVVFLIPYVIMFFGSVKSKAEIRSVDPTYFPREWHWDNYLTMWSTPETPLWQNLVSTIVISVGATALVLLVALPAAYYTARFRFPGRVVFLSLVIITQMLQPAVLTAGIFREFNLIGLDDTWLAMILVNAAFNLSFGTWIMHSFFAGVPKEIDEAAQIDGAGTWATLLRINLPLVWPGIVTATIFTFVACWNEFAASLILMRTPGNRPLSVALTSFVGQYETSWQYVFAVSILSIVPVVILFMAIERRLIGGLTAGAVK
- a CDS encoding diacylglycerol/lipid kinase family protein; its protein translation is MSRRRISLLANPSAGRGRAASKISQVCDALAAAVPDASVHLLDAGDFAQARAAGAEVIAGAQPGEELVVIGGDGMLGMGIDLAADSGVPVGLIPAGTGNDICRGLGVPLKTADAVATIAHGPVRAVDLIEVTGALADGQHRHHVGSIVATGFDARVNRWANRSNLPIGALRYTAALIGEIATFHPINYRLTIDGRVRELPAILVAVANTPFFGGGIAIAPGADPHDGLLDVTVIHPVGRLDLIRLMPKLPSGRFTHHPAVERFRVESLEVDGEEVFAMGDGEELGPGPVRLRAAPGALRVHLPA
- the nagA gene encoding N-acetylglucosamine-6-phosphate deacetylase, which codes for MNSDSGDRELSGEGAARRSVEDGAPAAAPATGSESRLDLLIRGNLITDGTDLGPSWVGVADGMITRIGTGSAPPATATMEVAHLVPGFVDLHCHGAAGGAYDDGLEAIIAARAHHLRHGTTASMLSLVTARPADLIRRIAVIRAAAAADPQILGVHLEGPCLSHDKRGAHDPTLLRPPEPELITGFSNAAGDLRTMITLAPELDGAMTAIRTLSEHGWVVALGHTDASYETGVRAIAAGARLITHAFNGMRGLDHRSPGILPAALDDPRVNVEVIADGEHVHPRMVRFLFDTAPGRVALITDAMAATGQPDGRWKLGDLGVVVTDGLPRLVDTGSIAGSTLTQDKAIRVAVAAGVPLRLAVAAATGVPAGVLGLADTHGAVRVGRRADLVGLDADLQVCAVIADGVRVG